A genome region from Oncorhynchus masou masou isolate Uvic2021 chromosome 14, UVic_Omas_1.1, whole genome shotgun sequence includes the following:
- the LOC135553681 gene encoding melanoregulin-like, which translates to MGAAFKRFCARFCCCCCFSDDESEEEKEPLISPDTLEYFDREAKKRREQEQNLWSEPGDPSHSERDDDRILYNLIQNRNQTRRGSLAHRRLSVDIEGMRDLRREVRDKWKMILENLGFMAEAESLLTVSASASYDRMKNASASRTLLHTLHSETSIFNTREAPPERYLFILDRLIYLDAAEDFLAKARRFYPKRDTDDEDEDNPLAVNLPLLLARVNRTMNREGSDDEDKRLDEEDGSGREEDNF; encoded by the exons ATGGGGGCTGCCTTCAAGAGGTTCTGTGCTCGgttctgttgctgctgctgctttaGTGATGATGAaagtgaggaggagaaggagccTTTAATCAG TCCTGACACTTTGGAGTACTTTGACCGTGAGGCGAAGAAGCGAAGGGAGCAAGAGCAGAACCTATGGAGTGAGCCAGGCGACCCGAGCCACTCCGAGAGAGACGATGACCGGATCCTGTACAACCTCATCCAGAACAGGAACCAGACACGCAGGGGCTCGCTG GCGCACCGGCGTCTGAGTGTGGACATTGAGGGTATGAGAGATCTACGTCGGGAGGTCAGAGACAAGTGGAAGATGATCCTGGAGAATTTAG GATTCATGGCGGAGGCGGAGTCTCTGCTGACGGTGTCTGCCAGTGCGTCGTATGACCGTATGAAGAACGCCTCGGCGTCACGCACACTACTGCACACGCTCCACTCTGAGACATCCATCTTTAACACCCGGGAGGCCCCACCTGAGAGATACCTCTTCATCCTG GATCGTCTCATATACCTGGATGCTGCTGAGGACTTCTTGGCGAAGGCTAGACGCTTCTACCCCAAGCGTGAtactgatgatgaagatgagGACAACCCATTAGCAGTCAACCTGCCGTTGCTACTGGCCAGAGTGAACCGCACCATGAACAGAGAAGGGAGCGATGATGAGGACAAGAGGCTGGATGAGGAAGATGGGagcggaagagaggaggacaacttCTAG
- the LOC135554015 gene encoding stAR-related lipid transfer protein 3 — MPGGVDYGQFGESLPAIASLNASYSTTVSLPSPHYLMVPPGEKKVISDVRRTFCLFVTFDLLFISLLWIIELNIQNSIWQSLELEVVKYSFQSSFFDIFLLALFRFLCLQLGYAALRLRHWWVIAITTLVTSSFLVVKVILSNLLSQNAFGYVLPITSFVVAWLETWFLDFKVLSIEAGDERAYLAAVNAASERAPMIYPRAVSEGQFYSPPESLAGSEEDLDEEGLGRRAVSPQEKALVRQGKEAMAVVEQILAQEENWKFEKNNDVGDSVYTLEIPFHGKTFILKAFMQCPAELVYQEVILQPEKMAQWNKTVSGCQVIQRVDDNTLVSYDISSGAAGGVVSARDFVNVRRVERKRDCYVSAGMATDHDAKPPHSRYVRGENGPGGFVVLKSSSNPSVCTFIWVLNTDLKGRLPRYLIHQSLAATMFEFMAHLRQRTRDLRSTR; from the exons ATGCCGGGCGGAGTGGACTATGGGCAGTTTGGGGAGAGCCTTCCTGCCATCGCCTCTCTGAATGCGTCCTACTCCACCACTgtatccctcccctccccccactaCCTGATGGTGCCCCCTGGGGAGAAGAAGGTCATCTCGGACGTCCGTCGCACATTTTGCCTCTTTGTCACCTTTGACCTCCTCTTCATCTCACTGCTGTGGATCATCGAGCTCAAT ATCCAGAACTCCATTTGGCAGAGCCTTGAGCTGGAGGTTGTCAAGTACAGCTTCCAGTCCTCCTTCTTTGACATCTTT CTCCTTGCCTTGTTTCGTTTCCTGTGTCTCCAGTTGGGCTATGCTGCTCTGCGTCTGAGGCACTGGTGGGTCATTGCG ATCACCACTCTAGTGACCAGCTCCTTCCTTGTAGTCAAAGTCATTCTCTCCAAT CTGCTATCCCAGAATGCCTTTGGCTACGTGTTGCCCATCACATCGTTTGTGGTAGCGTGGCTGGAGACGTGGTTCCTGGACTTCAAGGTGCTCTCCATAGAGGCTGGTGATGAGAGAG ccTACCTAGCAGCAGTGAACGCAGCGTCGGAGCGAGCTCCCATGATCTACCCTCGCGCTGTGTCTGAAGGACAGTTCTACTCTCCACCTGAATCCCTCGCAG GGTCTGAGGAGGACCTGGATGAGGAGGGGCTGGGTCGCAGGGCAGTCTCCCCCCAGGAGAAGGCGCTGGTGAGGCAGGGTAAAGAGGCCATGGCCGTGGTGGAACAGATCCTGGCCCAGGAGGAGAACTGGAAGTTTGAGAAGAACAAT GACGTGGGGGATTCTGTGTACACACTGGAGATCCCCTTCCATGGAAAGACCTTCATTCTCAAG GCCTTCATGCAGTGCCCTGCAGAGCTGGTGTACCAGGAGGTGATCTTGCAGCCAGAGAAGATGGCCCAGTGGAACAAAACTGTTTCTGGTTGCCAG GTCATCCAGAGAGTGGATGACAACACCCTGGTGTCGTACGATATCTCTTCCGGGGCAGCAGGGGGGGTAGTGTCTGCCAG GGACTTTGTGAATGTGAGGCGGGTGGAACGCAAACGAGACTGCTACGTCTCCGCTGGCATGGCAACCGACCACGACGCCAAGCCTCCGCACAGTCGCTATGTCAG AGGTGAGAATGGTCCAGGAGGGTTTGTGGTCCTGAAGTCCAGCAGTAACCCCTCGGTCTGTACCTTTATCTGGGTGCTCAACACAGACCTCAAG GGTCGACTGCCCCGCTACCTTATCCACCAGAGTCTGGCTGCCACCATGTTTGAGTTTATGGCCCATCTACGCCAGCGCACCCGTGACCTACGGTCCACTCGCTAG